A part of Streptomyces sp. NBC_00557 genomic DNA contains:
- a CDS encoding GH1 family beta-glucosidase, protein MSEPIDLAALPHDFLWGTATAAYQIEGAVAEDGRSPSIWDTFSHTPGKVANGDTGDVACDHYHRWREDIALMRRLGVNAYRMSVAWPRVIPGGTGQVNPKGLDFYDEVVDALLEAGITPSVTLYHWDLPQVLQDRGGWPERDTAHALAEYASAVAARLGDRVKLWATLNEPSCSAWIGHLEGTMAPGWTDLTAAVRASVHLLLGHGLATQAIRAAAPGAQVGIVNNLSTVHPATDRPEDLAAARRHDGHVNRWWLDPVHGRGFPADMVETYGVELPLREGDLDTIATPLDWLGLNYYFPAYVADAPDAPAPYVRAVRREGVPRTGMDWEIDASGIETLLLRLTEEYGARRIYVTENGSAFPDVVRPDGSVDDPERQDYLERHIAACASAARRGAPLAGYFAWSLLDNFEWAYGYDKRFGLVHVDYRTQVRTIKGSGHRYADIVRVHRGQTRRAA, encoded by the coding sequence GTGTCCGAACCCATCGACCTCGCCGCGCTCCCGCACGACTTCCTCTGGGGCACGGCCACCGCGGCGTACCAGATCGAGGGAGCCGTCGCCGAGGACGGCCGCTCGCCCTCGATCTGGGACACCTTCTCGCACACCCCCGGGAAGGTCGCGAACGGCGACACCGGCGACGTCGCCTGCGACCACTACCACCGCTGGCGCGAGGACATCGCCCTGATGCGCCGGCTGGGCGTCAACGCCTACCGCATGTCGGTGGCCTGGCCCCGCGTGATCCCCGGCGGGACGGGCCAGGTCAACCCCAAGGGCCTCGACTTCTACGACGAGGTGGTGGACGCCCTGCTGGAGGCCGGCATCACCCCGTCCGTCACCCTCTACCACTGGGACCTGCCGCAGGTGCTCCAGGACCGCGGCGGCTGGCCCGAACGCGACACCGCCCACGCGCTCGCCGAGTACGCCTCCGCCGTCGCCGCCCGCCTCGGCGACCGCGTCAAGCTCTGGGCCACCCTCAACGAGCCCAGCTGCTCGGCCTGGATCGGCCACCTGGAGGGGACGATGGCCCCCGGCTGGACGGACCTCACGGCCGCCGTACGCGCCTCGGTCCACCTCCTCCTGGGCCACGGCCTCGCCACCCAGGCCATCCGCGCCGCCGCCCCCGGCGCCCAGGTCGGCATCGTCAACAACCTCTCCACCGTGCACCCGGCCACCGACCGCCCCGAGGACCTCGCGGCCGCCCGCCGCCACGACGGCCACGTCAACCGCTGGTGGCTCGACCCGGTGCACGGCCGCGGCTTCCCGGCCGACATGGTCGAGACGTACGGCGTGGAACTCCCCCTCCGCGAAGGCGACTTGGACACGATCGCCACCCCCCTGGACTGGCTGGGCCTGAACTACTACTTCCCGGCGTACGTCGCCGACGCCCCCGACGCCCCGGCGCCGTACGTCCGCGCGGTCCGCCGCGAGGGCGTTCCGCGCACCGGCATGGACTGGGAGATCGACGCGAGCGGCATCGAGACCCTGCTGCTGCGGCTGACGGAGGAGTACGGCGCCCGCAGGATCTACGTCACCGAGAACGGCTCCGCCTTCCCCGACGTGGTCCGCCCCGACGGCAGCGTGGACGACCCCGAACGCCAGGACTACCTGGAGCGCCACATCGCCGCCTGCGCCTCGGCCGCCCGCAGGGGCGCCCCGCTCGCCGGCTACTTCGCCTGGTCCCTGCTGGACAACTTCGAGTGGGCGTACGGCTACGACAAGCGCTTCGGCCTGGTCCACGTCGACTACCGGACCCAGGTCCGCACCATCAAGGGCAGCGGCCACCGGTACGCGGACATCGTCCGCGTCCACCGGGGGCAGACCCGCCGGGCGGCGTGA
- a CDS encoding carbohydrate ABC transporter permease, whose protein sequence is MAPPRSFLWSRRIFLTLLTGFVLVPVYVMVSSSLKPLADVTGKFRWLPSGLTIRPYIDIWSTVPLARYFTNSLIVAGSATVCSVVIAVFAAYAVSRYDFRGKRIFTVTVLSTQMFPGILFLLPLFLIYVNIGNATGIALFGSRGGLILTYLTFSLPFSIWMLIGYFDSVPRDLDEAALVDGCGPLGALLRIVVPAAIPGIVAVAVYAFMTAWGEVLFASVMTNDTTRTLAVGLQGYSTLNNVYWNQIMAASLVVSVPVVAGFLLLQRYLVAGLTAGAVK, encoded by the coding sequence ATGGCGCCGCCGCGTTCCTTCCTGTGGTCGCGCCGGATCTTCCTCACCCTGCTCACCGGCTTCGTGCTGGTCCCGGTGTACGTGATGGTCTCCAGCTCGCTGAAGCCGCTGGCGGACGTCACCGGCAAGTTCCGCTGGCTGCCGAGCGGGCTGACCATCCGGCCGTACATCGACATCTGGTCGACCGTCCCGCTGGCGCGGTACTTCACGAACTCGCTGATCGTGGCGGGCTCGGCGACGGTGTGCTCGGTGGTCATCGCGGTGTTCGCGGCGTACGCGGTCAGCCGCTACGACTTCCGGGGCAAGCGCATCTTCACGGTCACGGTCCTGTCGACGCAGATGTTCCCCGGCATCCTGTTCCTCCTGCCGCTGTTCCTGATCTACGTCAACATCGGCAACGCCACCGGCATCGCCCTGTTCGGCTCCCGAGGTGGTCTGATCCTCACCTATCTGACCTTCTCCCTCCCGTTCTCCATCTGGATGCTCATCGGGTACTTCGACTCGGTGCCGCGCGACCTGGACGAGGCGGCGCTGGTGGACGGCTGCGGCCCGCTCGGCGCGCTGCTCAGGATCGTGGTGCCGGCCGCGATCCCCGGCATCGTCGCGGTCGCCGTCTACGCCTTCATGACGGCGTGGGGCGAAGTCCTCTTCGCGTCCGTCATGACCAACGACACCACCCGCACCCTCGCCGTCGGCCTCCAGGGCTACTCCACCCTCAACAACGTCTACTGGAACCAGATCATGGCCGCCTCGCTGGTCGTCAGCGTTCCCGTGGTCGCCGGATTCCTGCTCCTGCAGCGCTATCTCGTCGCCGGTCTGACGGCGGGCGCCGTCAAGTGA
- a CDS encoding carbohydrate ABC transporter permease translates to MTTTAFKEPVTQAPSGAVAREPRRRAGRLRRASLPYLLLLPALLLELLVHLVPMVIGIVMSFKELTQFYIRDWGTAPWSGLGNYKVSVDFDAPVGEALLHSFFVTVGFTLLSVGLCWLIGTAAALFMQDTFRGRGLLRALFLVPYALPVYAAVITWVFMFQHDNGLVNHVLHDQLHLTGKPSFWLIGDNSFYALLTVSVWKGWPFAFLIVMAGLQNIPRELYEAAALDGAGMWQQIRRITLPSLRPVNQVLVLVLFLWTFNDFNTPYVLFGKSAPEAADLISVHIYQASFVTWNFGTGSAMSVLLLLFLLVVTGAYLLFTSRGRRAADV, encoded by the coding sequence ATGACGACCACCGCCTTCAAGGAGCCGGTGACGCAGGCGCCGTCCGGCGCGGTGGCGCGCGAACCCCGCCGCCGCGCCGGACGGCTCCGCCGCGCCTCGCTGCCGTACCTGCTGCTCCTGCCCGCGCTGCTGCTCGAACTCCTCGTCCATCTGGTGCCGATGGTCATCGGCATCGTGATGAGCTTCAAGGAGCTCACCCAGTTCTACATCCGCGACTGGGGCACCGCCCCCTGGTCCGGACTCGGCAACTACAAGGTGTCGGTGGACTTCGACGCGCCCGTCGGCGAGGCCCTGCTGCACTCCTTCTTCGTCACCGTCGGCTTCACCCTGCTCTCGGTCGGCCTGTGCTGGCTCATCGGCACCGCCGCCGCGCTCTTCATGCAGGACACCTTCCGCGGCCGCGGCCTGCTGCGCGCGCTGTTCCTGGTGCCGTACGCGCTGCCCGTCTACGCGGCCGTCATCACCTGGGTGTTCATGTTCCAGCACGACAACGGCCTGGTGAACCACGTCCTGCACGACCAGCTGCACCTCACCGGCAAGCCGTCCTTCTGGCTCATCGGCGACAACAGCTTCTACGCCCTGCTCACCGTGTCGGTGTGGAAGGGCTGGCCGTTCGCCTTCCTCATCGTGATGGCCGGACTGCAGAACATCCCCCGCGAGCTGTACGAGGCGGCCGCGCTGGACGGCGCCGGGATGTGGCAGCAGATCCGCCGCATCACCCTGCCGTCCCTGCGCCCGGTCAACCAGGTGCTGGTCCTCGTCCTCTTCCTGTGGACCTTCAACGACTTCAACACCCCGTACGTGCTGTTCGGCAAGTCCGCCCCCGAGGCCGCCGACCTCATCTCCGTCCACATCTACCAGGCGTCCTTCGTCACCTGGAACTTCGGCACCGGCTCCGCGATGTCCGTGCTGCTGCTGCTCTTCCTGCTCGTCGTGACGGGCGCGTACCTGCTGTTCACCTCGCGCGGACGGAGGGCCGCCGATGTCTAG
- a CDS encoding ABC transporter substrate-binding protein: MRSIRAAATGAVTLSLVLAATACGGGSSSGGGSGDSPKTLTYWASNQGASIAVDKQVLQPELDKFQKQTGIKVKLEVVPWSDLLNRILTATTSGQGPDVLNIGNTWSASLQATGALLPWDAENFDKIGGRDRFVDSALGSTGAQGKDPAAVPLYSMAYALYYNKKIFADAGISKPPATWDELVADGKKIKAKGKSPLGAEGSNLSENIHHVFVFAKQRGADFFTADGKPDFTNPKVVDAVKAYVDLMAKDKVIPAGDAEYAQNQSVSDFAKGKQAMLLWQSAAANLKSQGMSEDAYGIAPVPVISGTPGTGTQVNSMVAGINLAVFKNTHNLDGATKFVKFMTSDDEQKILNKAYSSIPPVKSAQADPAFGSSANAVLKTTLATSAAALPQVPSESQFETAVGTAVKDLFADAAAGRSVTTDTVKAALTKAQQQMPAA, from the coding sequence ATGCGCAGCATCCGAGCCGCGGCCACAGGCGCCGTCACCCTGTCTCTCGTCCTCGCGGCCACGGCCTGCGGAGGCGGCTCGTCCAGCGGCGGCGGGTCCGGCGACTCGCCGAAGACGCTGACGTACTGGGCCTCCAACCAGGGCGCCAGCATCGCCGTCGACAAGCAGGTTCTCCAGCCCGAACTCGACAAGTTCCAGAAGCAGACCGGGATCAAGGTGAAGCTGGAGGTCGTGCCCTGGTCCGACCTGCTCAACCGGATCCTCACCGCGACCACCTCGGGTCAGGGCCCGGACGTGCTGAACATCGGCAACACCTGGAGCGCCTCGCTGCAGGCGACCGGCGCGCTGCTGCCGTGGGACGCCGAGAACTTCGACAAGATCGGCGGCAGGGACCGGTTCGTCGACTCCGCGCTCGGCTCGACCGGCGCACAGGGCAAGGACCCTGCCGCGGTCCCGCTGTACTCGATGGCGTACGCCCTCTACTACAACAAGAAGATCTTCGCCGACGCCGGGATCAGCAAGCCGCCCGCCACGTGGGACGAACTGGTCGCCGACGGCAAGAAGATCAAGGCCAAGGGCAAGTCCCCGCTCGGCGCCGAGGGTTCGAACCTGTCGGAGAACATCCACCACGTCTTCGTCTTCGCCAAGCAGCGCGGCGCCGACTTCTTCACCGCCGACGGCAAGCCCGACTTCACCAACCCGAAGGTGGTCGACGCGGTGAAGGCCTACGTCGACCTGATGGCGAAGGACAAGGTCATACCGGCCGGCGACGCCGAGTACGCGCAGAACCAGTCCGTCAGCGACTTCGCCAAGGGCAAGCAGGCCATGCTGCTGTGGCAGTCGGCCGCCGCCAACCTCAAGTCCCAGGGCATGAGCGAGGACGCCTACGGCATCGCGCCCGTCCCGGTGATCTCCGGCACGCCCGGCACCGGCACCCAGGTGAACTCGATGGTCGCCGGCATCAACCTCGCCGTCTTCAAGAACACCCACAACCTCGACGGCGCCACGAAGTTCGTGAAGTTCATGACCTCCGACGACGAGCAGAAGATCCTCAACAAGGCCTACAGCTCCATCCCGCCGGTGAAGTCCGCCCAGGCGGACCCCGCGTTCGGCTCCTCCGCGAACGCCGTGCTGAAGACCACCCTCGCCACCAGCGCGGCCGCCCTGCCGCAGGTCCCGTCCGAGTCGCAGTTCGAGACGGCGGTCGGTACGGCCGTCAAGGACCTGTTCGCCGACGCCGCCGCCGGACGCTCCGTCACCACCGACACGGTCAAGGCCGCGCTGACCAAGGCCCAGCAGCAGATGCCGGCGGCGTGA
- the fusA gene encoding elongation factor G: MRTNTTTPATLAAVRNLGILAHVDAGKTTVTERILYATGTTHKRGEVHDGTTVTDFDPQERDRGITIFAAAVSCAWDGCRVNLIDTPGHVDFADEVERSLRVLDGAVAVFDAVAGVEPQSESVWRQADRHGVPRIAFVNKMDRAGADLDRAVDSIRRRLHPVPLVVQLPIGAEDAFTGVVDLVRMRSLVWHDGAGTAVAGPVPEELGAEAARRRRALEETVAELHPAALEEFCDRETLSAATLAAALRDLTRTRDGVVVLCGSAYRNRGIEPLLDAVVAYLPSPLDVPAVRGVHAGAAQERAADPEAPFAGLVFKVNASATGRLAHVRVYSGTVEKGDTVWDPATGRTERVARILRVMADRHERLDRAVAGDIVALAGVKSARAGSTLCDPGAPLLLEPPVSAEPVVSVAVEARRATDTGRLAAALARLAEEDPSLVVRTDAETGQTVLSGMGELHLEVAVEKIRRDGGPEVCVGRPRVAYRETVVEGVTGFVFRHVKQDGGTGQFAHVVLDVEPLGPEAGATGFEFRSTVVGGAVPQEYVRAVEAGCRDALAEGPLDGHPVTGLRVTLTDGSTHVKDSSDTAFRTAGRLGLRAALRACATIVLEPVAEVTVTVPEDAVGSVLGDLAARRGRVGGSETRGGVAVLTATVPLAELFGYATRLRSRTQGRGTFTTRPAGYAPAPATRPAPVR; this comes from the coding sequence GTGCGCACGAACACCACCACCCCCGCCACCCTCGCCGCCGTCCGCAATCTCGGCATCCTCGCTCACGTCGACGCCGGCAAGACCACCGTCACCGAGCGGATCCTGTACGCGACGGGCACCACCCACAAGCGGGGAGAAGTGCACGACGGCACCACCGTCACCGACTTCGACCCACAGGAACGCGACCGCGGCATCACCATCTTCGCCGCCGCCGTCAGCTGCGCCTGGGACGGCTGCCGCGTCAACCTCATCGACACCCCCGGCCACGTCGACTTCGCCGACGAGGTCGAGCGCAGCCTGCGTGTCCTGGACGGGGCGGTCGCCGTGTTCGACGCCGTCGCCGGGGTCGAGCCGCAGAGCGAGTCGGTGTGGCGGCAGGCGGACCGGCACGGTGTGCCGAGGATCGCGTTCGTCAACAAGATGGACCGCGCGGGCGCCGACCTGGACCGGGCGGTGGACTCCATCAGGCGGCGGCTGCATCCCGTACCGCTCGTCGTACAGCTTCCCATCGGCGCGGAGGACGCGTTCACCGGCGTGGTGGACCTCGTCCGGATGCGCTCGCTGGTCTGGCACGACGGCGCGGGTACGGCCGTGGCGGGGCCGGTGCCCGAGGAGCTGGGCGCGGAGGCGGCACGGCGGCGACGCGCGCTGGAGGAGACGGTGGCGGAGCTGCACCCGGCCGCCCTGGAGGAGTTCTGCGACCGGGAGACCCTCTCCGCCGCGACCCTCGCCGCCGCGCTGCGCGACCTCACCCGCACCCGGGACGGCGTCGTCGTGCTGTGCGGTTCCGCCTACCGCAACCGCGGCATCGAACCCCTGCTGGACGCGGTCGTGGCGTACCTGCCCTCGCCGCTGGACGTGCCCGCCGTGCGCGGCGTCCACGCGGGCGCCGCACAGGAGCGTGCCGCCGACCCCGAAGCGCCGTTCGCGGGGCTCGTGTTCAAGGTGAACGCGAGCGCCACCGGGCGGCTCGCCCACGTCCGCGTGTACTCGGGCACCGTCGAGAAGGGAGACACCGTGTGGGACCCTGCCACTGGCCGCACCGAGCGCGTGGCGCGCATCCTGCGGGTCATGGCGGACCGGCACGAACGGCTGGACCGCGCGGTCGCCGGCGACATCGTCGCGCTCGCCGGTGTGAAGTCGGCACGGGCCGGCTCCACGCTCTGCGATCCCGGCGCGCCGCTGCTCCTCGAACCGCCCGTGTCCGCCGAGCCCGTGGTGTCCGTCGCCGTCGAGGCCCGGCGCGCCACGGACACCGGCCGGCTGGCGGCGGCGCTGGCGCGGCTGGCCGAGGAGGACCCCTCGCTGGTGGTGCGCACCGACGCCGAGACCGGGCAGACCGTGCTGTCCGGCATGGGCGAACTCCACCTGGAGGTCGCGGTGGAGAAGATCCGCCGCGACGGGGGACCGGAGGTGTGCGTGGGCCGCCCGCGGGTCGCGTACCGCGAGACGGTCGTCGAGGGCGTGACCGGGTTCGTCTTCCGGCACGTCAAACAGGACGGCGGGACGGGCCAGTTCGCCCATGTCGTCCTCGATGTGGAACCGCTCGGGCCCGAGGCCGGCGCCACCGGCTTCGAGTTCCGCTCCACCGTGGTGGGCGGCGCGGTGCCGCAGGAGTACGTGCGCGCGGTCGAGGCCGGCTGCCGGGACGCGCTCGCCGAGGGCCCCCTGGACGGGCACCCGGTGACCGGCCTGCGCGTCACGCTCACCGACGGCTCCACGCACGTGAAGGACTCCTCCGACACGGCCTTCCGCACCGCCGGCCGGCTCGGCCTCCGCGCGGCCCTGCGCGCCTGCGCGACCATCGTGCTGGAACCGGTGGCCGAGGTCACGGTCACCGTGCCGGAGGACGCCGTGGGCTCGGTCCTCGGCGACCTCGCCGCCCGGCGCGGCAGGGTCGGCGGCTCCGAGACCCGGGGCGGCGTGGCCGTCCTGACCGCGACGGTGCCCCTGGCGGAACTGTTCGGCTACGCCACCCGCCTGCGCAGCCGAACCCAGGGCCGCGGCACCTTCACCACCCGCCCCGCCGGCTACGCCCCGGCCCCGGCAACCCGCCCGGCGCCGGTGCGGTAG
- a CDS encoding serine/threonine protein kinase, with protein MSENGPSGRVRPARPGDPSRIGPYRIVGRLGAGGMGTVHAGVAADGMRVAVKVIHPEQAQDPEFRARFRREVELSSRVAGPHLVPLLAADPDAPTPWLATAFVPGPSLNQHVAAHGPLDEGSLFAFAAATAQALAAIHAAGVVHRDVKPQNVLLTPAGPRVLDFGIAHAADGTSVTRTGVTTGTPGWISPEQYRAGTAGPAGDMFAWGALVAYAATGRLPFGTGAPDVVAFRVMSGEADLEGVPVPLRALVEKALAQEPGDRPSAAGAARECAALLASQATRAASAGPPPATPVDMVAAVWDVPAGEDPAWRLPSDRNRSKRRLVGAVVLAAGVVGGLAGGAAALLPGDAGHAAHASSSASSPPASGGAARPSASVAKGDTAARRKGVGSGAATARSWQEARAAQGAGEHDVARAVLHDEGSVAQELGDGADFTPDDVRFHPSRREVYLSYRLTSDASGTMYAETQIARTMCLTMRDVVLRLHPELAYRTYVMVREDPGRAPQVTWADDFVANSACRSAADDGAVDGADDGAGDGTGAAQDWQPDEDGLGQAMIPSTDDAEIRVADGAARKIIAATNGMRGSLGTDRVLGNNEIKVGFDPAHAAMYVWSDYVQWNEQQVGTWADVAAGKACRALVSERRSAGGAWPYTRYAVAEIGGSGYLMIRWGTATTPAGCPG; from the coding sequence GTGAGTGAGAACGGTCCCAGCGGAAGAGTCCGGCCGGCCCGTCCGGGTGACCCCTCCCGCATCGGCCCCTACCGGATCGTCGGCCGTCTCGGCGCCGGAGGCATGGGCACGGTCCATGCCGGTGTCGCCGCCGACGGCATGCGGGTGGCCGTGAAGGTGATCCACCCCGAGCAGGCGCAGGATCCGGAGTTCCGCGCGCGTTTCCGGCGCGAGGTCGAGCTGTCGTCCCGGGTCGCCGGGCCCCATCTCGTCCCGTTGCTCGCCGCCGACCCGGACGCGCCGACCCCGTGGCTGGCCACGGCGTTCGTTCCGGGCCCCTCGCTGAACCAGCACGTCGCCGCGCATGGACCGCTCGACGAGGGAAGCCTGTTCGCGTTCGCGGCCGCCACGGCGCAGGCGCTGGCCGCCATCCACGCCGCCGGGGTGGTGCACCGCGACGTGAAACCGCAGAACGTGCTGCTCACCCCCGCCGGACCGCGGGTGCTGGACTTCGGCATCGCGCACGCCGCCGACGGCACCAGCGTCACCCGCACCGGGGTGACGACCGGCACCCCCGGCTGGATCAGCCCCGAGCAGTACCGTGCGGGCACCGCGGGCCCGGCGGGCGACATGTTCGCGTGGGGAGCGCTCGTCGCCTACGCCGCCACCGGGCGGCTGCCCTTCGGCACCGGGGCGCCCGATGTGGTGGCCTTCCGCGTGATGTCCGGCGAGGCGGATCTGGAGGGTGTCCCGGTCCCGCTGCGCGCCCTCGTGGAGAAGGCGCTGGCGCAGGAGCCGGGTGACCGGCCGTCGGCCGCCGGGGCCGCCCGGGAATGCGCGGCCCTGCTCGCCTCGCAGGCCACCCGGGCGGCGAGCGCCGGCCCGCCGCCGGCGACGCCCGTGGACATGGTCGCCGCCGTCTGGGACGTACCGGCCGGGGAGGACCCCGCATGGCGGCTTCCCTCGGACCGGAACCGGTCGAAGAGGCGGCTGGTCGGCGCCGTCGTGCTCGCGGCGGGCGTCGTCGGCGGCCTGGCCGGAGGGGCCGCGGCGCTGCTGCCCGGGGACGCCGGGCACGCCGCGCACGCGTCCTCGTCCGCGTCGTCCCCGCCCGCCTCGGGCGGAGCCGCCCGGCCCTCGGCGAGCGTGGCGAAGGGCGACACGGCGGCACGCCGGAAGGGCGTCGGCAGCGGTGCGGCGACGGCGCGGAGCTGGCAGGAGGCGCGCGCGGCGCAGGGCGCGGGCGAGCACGACGTGGCGCGCGCGGTGCTGCACGACGAGGGCTCCGTCGCCCAGGAGCTGGGCGACGGAGCCGACTTCACCCCGGATGACGTGCGGTTCCATCCGTCGCGCCGCGAGGTGTACCTGTCGTACCGGCTGACCTCGGACGCGTCCGGGACGATGTACGCCGAGACGCAGATCGCCAGGACCATGTGCCTGACGATGCGTGACGTCGTGCTGCGTCTGCACCCGGAACTGGCCTACCGCACGTACGTGATGGTCAGGGAGGATCCAGGACGTGCCCCGCAGGTGACGTGGGCGGACGACTTCGTGGCGAACTCCGCGTGCCGGTCGGCCGCCGACGACGGCGCGGTCGACGGCGCGGACGACGGCGCCGGGGACGGCACGGGCGCCGCGCAGGACTGGCAGCCGGACGAGGACGGCCTCGGGCAGGCCATGATCCCCAGCACCGACGACGCCGAGATCCGGGTCGCGGACGGCGCCGCCCGGAAGATCATCGCGGCGACCAACGGGATGCGCGGGAGCCTCGGCACCGATCGCGTACTCGGCAACAACGAGATCAAGGTGGGCTTCGACCCCGCGCATGCGGCGATGTACGTCTGGTCGGACTACGTGCAGTGGAACGAGCAGCAGGTCGGAACCTGGGCGGACGTGGCCGCCGGCAAGGCGTGCCGGGCCCTGGTGAGCGAACGGCGGAGCGCGGGCGGCGCCTGGCCGTACACCCGCTATGCCGTGGCGGAGATCGGCGGGTCCGGGTACCTGATGATCCGCTGGGGCACGGCCACGACGCCGGCCGGCTGCCCCGGCTGA
- a CDS encoding DNA polymerase III subunit beta family protein, whose product MRSIGEMARDSGLSVSALRFYDRAGVLVPAWVDPVSGYRWYEPDQLEEARLLARLRRAGMPLADIRLVLAGWSGADTDLVRRLFQAHLRRLERGLADARGEFSALRAVLDHRENPMTPLAAATARLSVPAPGLAAALDAVRFAAGTDPELPMLGAVLFDVEGEELTVVATDRYRMAVARTAATGHDGPRVQALVPLPLADAMRALLRGEEPVRLTVDGDRVSLDAGDRRTAGQCLDHDFPDYRRLVRLPAGRRCLVDVAAFREALGSGPVRTSDARKGDGGPRAVSVIRPADDGTVTVCADGGEDQGAVGVDRDFLLDALAAGARGELVLELGAPTAPLAIRRPDEAHTFSLLMPVRLDD is encoded by the coding sequence ATGCGCAGCATCGGCGAGATGGCACGGGACAGCGGACTGAGCGTGAGCGCGCTGCGGTTCTACGACCGTGCCGGTGTCCTCGTCCCGGCATGGGTGGACCCGGTCAGCGGCTACCGCTGGTACGAGCCGGACCAGCTGGAGGAGGCCCGGTTGCTGGCCCGTCTGCGGCGTGCCGGGATGCCCCTCGCGGACATCCGGCTGGTCCTGGCCGGCTGGTCCGGCGCGGACACGGACCTGGTGCGCCGCCTGTTCCAGGCGCACCTGCGCCGCCTCGAACGGGGCCTGGCCGACGCCCGCGGCGAGTTCTCCGCACTCCGAGCCGTCCTCGACCACAGGGAGAACCCCATGACCCCGCTCGCCGCCGCCACCGCCCGTCTGTCCGTCCCCGCGCCGGGGCTGGCCGCCGCGCTGGACGCGGTCCGTTTCGCGGCCGGTACGGACCCCGAGCTGCCGATGCTCGGCGCGGTCCTCTTCGACGTCGAAGGGGAGGAACTGACCGTCGTGGCCACCGACCGCTACCGGATGGCGGTCGCGCGGACCGCCGCCACGGGCCACGACGGGCCGCGCGTGCAGGCCCTCGTGCCGCTTCCGCTGGCCGATGCGATGCGGGCCCTGCTCCGGGGTGAGGAACCGGTGCGGCTCACTGTCGACGGTGACCGCGTGTCCCTGGACGCCGGCGACCGCCGGACGGCCGGACAGTGCCTCGACCACGACTTCCCCGACTACCGCCGGCTGGTCCGGCTGCCGGCCGGCCGCCGGTGCCTCGTGGATGTCGCGGCCTTCCGGGAAGCACTGGGATCCGGTCCGGTCCGCACGAGCGACGCACGCAAGGGGGACGGTGGACCCCGCGCCGTCAGCGTCATCAGGCCGGCGGACGACGGCACGGTGACCGTGTGCGCGGACGGCGGGGAGGACCAGGGCGCCGTCGGTGTCGACCGCGACTTCCTGCTGGACGCGCTCGCCGCGGGCGCCCGCGGCGAGCTGGTCCTCGAACTCGGCGCCCCCACCGCCCCGTTGGCGATCCGCCGCCCCGACGAGGCGCACACCTTCTCGCTCCTGATGCCGGTCCGGCTCGACGACTAG